The genomic stretch AGCATTAGACAGATTGCATTAGTGTGGAAGGTGGCTGAACGTAAGGATGAGACAGAAACCTATGAAGGCGGAAAGAGGCAGTATTAGAATGGTAGCATGAGGACCATAAAAGAAAGCCAATTACAACTGGCAAAGACAGGAATGTTAGAACATGATGAGATAGGAAAGAGTGGACTTTCCCAGGAGCTTTAGAGGCTTTAAGAAAGGTACAAAGAATAGAAATGAGCAAGATAAGTAGGAGAACTGGTTCaggcaatttctttctttctctctttctttctctctttctttctttctttctttctttctttctctattatgGATTAGAAGCAACAATGGAAGATTTAAGTGAACCTACCAGTAGACAATTGAGGTTTAGAGGGACAAAGTCTGGCTTAGCACCAAGTTGACATAGTAGAATTTGAGGAGTCATGGGAAAGCAGTCCAGGGTCTAGTTTCTACCTGCCATTATGGAGAATGGCATCTTACCCAGCTGATTCTTCAACTGAAAAATGAAGAGAAACCCAAGCCCTGTATGATCTCTGAGGCATTCTTAAGAACTAAAAGTCACTTGAATTGTACTTACCTGCTATTTAttctctccagaaaaaaaaaaaaaaaaaaaaaaaaaaaaaaaaaaaaaaaaacacaacaacctGATAATCAATAGAGGATTAAATAACCCTCGCATGTGGAGAGTCTGACAAATAGATGGcagcaaaggagagagaggaagtaaTCTacaaaaagcagaaggaaagagatTCTAAATCTAGGCTGTGAAATAAGGAAATAGAGTTATTGTAACAAATGGGTTAAATATGTCAAATATGACCAATGATAATACATCTATTAAATAAATATCATATTTCAATAGAAGTACACCACTAAAGAGTAGCTGAAGAATAATGCAAATAGTAAACACTAAAAAGTGTTCAATGCCACAAGTAAGCAAAGACGTGAAATTAACAAACTGAATGTTTACCATCCAGAACGATTTCCTATAAAGTCTGAAGCTGAAACTGCAATGGAACTAGGATAGCCATATATCATAGTGACAGTAAAAATTTATGCAATCCTTTTGAAAAATCGCAATCCATAAAAACATTCATGCTCTTTGGTCTGGTAATCTCACTCCTGAGAACTTGTACTAGAGAGAGaattacaaataagaaaaaaaagccacGAACAGGAACATattcaaagcacagaaaaagtAAGCTACCTAAGTGGTCAATAATAAGGAAATATTTAATAAGATATAATCTACCGATGGAAGGAATTTTATGTAACTATTGAAATAATAAATGTGAAAGACTACATGATCCTGGAGAAAGTTTACAATAAGAGGAttatacttatttgtttgttttgagccaagatctcactatgtagcctaagaTGGCTTCAAATTTATGACCCTCTTACCTCAACTACCAGCtcttgggattataggcatatatcATCATACCTTAAATACCCTAAAACAACACACTTTTAAAAGGTATATATACTGTGGTTATACTTCTATAATACATGAGTCCAAACCAAGAAAACATAGTATGAAAAATGGAAATATGGGTTTGAAATAGGTGAGTATTTTCTCTTCACATTTCCTTTCAGTGTTGTCACAATGAGATTGGTTAGaatgttgtttttatatttttcataaaaacaaacctACAAAATAGCAGGTTcgtggtagtggtgcatgcctttaatcccagcacttgggaggcagaggcaggaggatctctaaattcaaggccagcctgctctacaaagtgagcccaggacagccaaggctacacagacaaaccctgtctcaaaacaaacaaacaaataaactataAAAGACAGGCATTAGAGTCAACTGAAGTAGAGAGGTCAAAGAGGGATAAGAGTAGAGAAAATAGCATTGAAGTTCTTGCCAAAGAAGCCATTTGTGTTCTGAGTTCAGAAGAGTGGGAGGAACTCAGATATGGAGAGTTCATAGAGATTCTGTAAGTGGAGTCTATAGCAGTAGTAGAATGAAAAGAGACTTACAGATGGTGGCGAGATGAGAAAGCAAAGTTAAGGCAGTGCTTATGTCTTTTCTATATGATGGTATAAAATCATTGATGGAACTAACTGacaaagatgaagagaaagaaagaaaggaacaaggTCTGCCATTCAGGGAccatgaagaaggacatgatgaAGACTAAGCAGATATGAATGAAGCATAGAGAAGTTGAGACGTTTACCCAGCCtggtggcatatgtctttaatcccagcactctgtaggCAAAAAGACAGGtggatatctatgagttcaaTTTCATCCAGGTCTCTGAAGCTAGTTTGAGGCTAGATAGAGGTTCACAGTGAGAGCCTGGGGAAAGACGGGAAAGGATAAAGTAGTAGAATGTGAATAAAGTCCAGGAGGTTAGTCTTGACTAAGCAGCTTGGCGTTATGGCTTAACAATGGAGGAGCTTGAATGAGTTATAAGGAAGAGAATAATTTTACTGTGTGGGGCCAATGGGTAGGAGAGGTGACAGGCAAGAGAGCTGTGGTCATACGAGTGGGAACATGGTAAGAATAAAAAAGGCCAGTTAATTTACTCCTAACAGAAGAACTCTTGTGTTCCAAGGGAGAGAGATCCCTTTAAAGACCAGAAAGGAGGACAGAGGGGCAGTAAGATTAAGTTGTTTTACTCTGCAGTCTAGTGTCTTGCTTCCCTACTCTCTGGAGCCAGAGAGAACAATGAGAAGCCAATAGGAATTTGGTTTCAGTAGATGAGTAAGGGGTCAGAAAAGTCAGCAAACACTGGCGTCTGACTCAGAAGACTAATAGGCTATGAGGTGATTTCAtggaaaagaagatgaaaagagaTTTCTCTTCTCATGAATGCCCACTCAGAAACTCTTACTGCTCAGGTTCAAGGGTTAATTTCCCCAGCTCCATACACCCATCAGATCCTCCAAGGCCATAAGTGCTGTGGTAAGAGGACTGATCAGGTAGGAAACTGAGTGCTCCACCCTGGCCTTGAAGTCCTATAGCCTGATTCAAAAAAGAGCTGGTGACAGGTTTATCTTTTATCTAACTAGagctggagaaaggagagagaccaGTTCTGGGCAACTATTCATGTCACCACCCTATCCTGCACAAACCTGCTCTGCTCATCGCTACTAGAACTTGGAACCATGGACTCTACAGGTTTTCTTCCTTCTCAGTCAGAGCTGTCCACTCCTTCTTTCATTAAGCACATGGGAGCTATCAAATATGTTCTCAGCAGTCAGAGAGGTGGATCTAGTCTCATTCCTGTTTCGTTTCCAAGGCTGCTATCAACCTGGACCCTGCCGCCTGAGGCTCCTTGGGGTCACCGCTCAAGCCTAGTACTCTGCTTTGTGGCTGTTCAGCAGTTCAACCGCACCAGGCTTCTAGCTGCCATGTGAGGCTTTGCCAGGCAGGCTACCAGGGCTTGAACCCTATTTCAGCACCTTGGCAGGTAAGGCTAGCCTGTCTTTGAGAGGAAGCCAGGAAGTGGGTGTGGATGCTATGGCATATATGGCATCTGTGATCTACTAGCATCTCAGCTTCCTGATTCTGGTTTACCCTATTATATACATCAGGCCAGTCTTGAGATCACCCCATTCTTCACACCTCTAGTTGAATTCTCTAATGTGGTTCAAGAAGTAAAAAGGGCATAGAGCACCAAGGAAACGTTCCAGGCTCCAGAAACAGGATTGTTTTCTGTTGGCCCCAGGAagggacagaaaaagagaaaaaagtagaGGTAGAGGAGTAACTATTCCAAACTTTGGCTAAAAAGAGGGCGGCTGATGCCCTTATCAGGGGTCACCACTAACCAACTCTCTCccctctgttccttcctttcaCAACCAGTGCCCAGGGTTATAATCTGTCTTCCCTATAGGCAGGGAAGATACTGTCTTGGTGGGTGTCTGCCCACCTGTTGCTGCTTTCCTCATGTAGGGTCACCAATGCCAGGGAGGAGGCAGTTATTCGGCGCTGGGGTGCACTACCTCTGCACAGTCGCTGGAGCTGGTGTCGATATTTGTCTCCGGTGAACAAATAGAGCAATGGATCCAGACAGCTATTAGCACTGGCCAGGGGCCGAGTCACTTTGTAAACCACATTGACAATGTTCAGGATCTGGCAGTCAGCTTTCAACAGCCTTGCCAGGTAATAAATTGTGCGGGTGATGTGGAAAGGCACAAAGCAGACAGCAAAGACAGTCATCACTACAGCGATGGTGCGAAGAGAACGGAGCCGAGAAGATGACTGTCCAGCTCCCGGCAAAGGTCGACACAGTCGCAGGGCCATGAGTCCATAGCAGACCAGAGTGACCAAGAAGGGCAAGCCAAAGAGCAGCACCATGACTGCTGAACTGAAGTGCACATAGTGGTCAAACTCCTCTGGCCGAGTGGTGTCATGGCACAGGATGGTGGTTCCATTGGGGCTGGTTGTCACAAAGAACAGGTTGGGCACGAGGCAGCCAGCTACCACCAACCAAACACCTAGGCAGAGAAGGCCTGCAAATCGAGGGCGTCCCCAGCGTAGCGCCCGCAGCGGGTGGCAGATGCCCAGGTAGCGGTGCACACTGATGCAGGTGAGGAAAAGGACACTGCAGTAGAGGTTCCAATAGAAGAGAAAGCGGACAAACTTGCAGAAGCCAGTGCCAAAGGGCCAGTGGTTCCTGGCAGCGTAGTAGTAGACGAGGGTGGGCAGTGACAGCACGTACAGAGTGTCTGACAATGCCAAATGGAACATGTAAGTGGCTGTTGCATCCCAGGGTCGAAAGCGGAAGAGGAACATCCAGAGGGTTGGGGCATTGAGGGCCAGGCCCAGCACGAAGACAATAGCATAGCTCACAGGCAACaggatgaacttgaactcctCATTAAACCTACAATCACCATCTCCAGAACTTGGGCTGGGGCCTAGTGATGTGAATAGCAAGGAGTCTGCACTGGTCATGGCCCCCTAGAGATAGAAAGGACAAAAGTGAGTGTCTGATTTCCCTAGTTTTCCAGTCCTGATGAACCTACAACAAAAGAGCAAAAGCACCCAGGAGAGCTAGGAGGAGCAAGTCCAAGTGCAACCCAAGGCTATTCAGCCCCTACTAAGTTCCCTTAGCCCAACCCCTACCCAGCTCCCCTAGCCCAGCCCCTACCCAGCTCCCTTACCCAGCTCCTACCCAGCTCCCTTAGTCCAGCCGAGGGACTGATGGGCATCATCAGGTAGTGCTCGGGCACGGGTAGGCAGTCAGTGGTGTTCTGCACCACTCTGTCTTCCAGAGCCTGGAGAGCTGAGGAGGGTGCAGGCTAACCAGCAGCAGCCAAAGAGAAGCTACCCAGGCTCAAATTGTCATCTGACTCACCATGACAACTCCTGTCCTGCTGATGAGggcctctccccctctcctctcagcTGGTCCTAGTTCTCCGAACTCTTATTTTCCCCTGAAGCCACCCCACTTCACACCTGCTTCCAGCCCAAGAgcaccaccgccaccaccgctCTTGCCTAGGAACCTTGGCAAGactcctacccagttcccttgAAGCTGAGCCCAGCTGAATCTGTCACCCTTCCTCTTGGCAGCCAGAGGGCATATGCTTGGGGGTGGGACTCAGGGTGGGGCCTAGCCCTCCTCCTGTCCCGTCCCAGCAGATTGCCAGAGCTAGAAAAACCCTTGGAGGTTATCTAGTCCAACCCACTCAGCACACGGATTGGGAAACTGGGACCCAGCAAGATTACTGTTTAACAGCTTCAAAATAATTGTGTACACAAGGAGACATCAAGGTTTACAGATAAAGAGGCAGGCCACTGAAGATAATTAAATTACAGGACGATCATATAAGTTTATGGGCATAGAAACATGGGAAATGAATTTTAATGTGGACAACAGCAAGTCAACACACTGAAGGacttttgaaaatgtaaattacTGATAATCATCTTAACCCTCTGCACACTTAATTATATAAAATGTTGATCTAATCCTTTCTCTGTGCTAGGCACTGTTCTAAGGACTTTATACCTATTGATGGCACCACAAGCTTTCTACCAAACAGGTTCTATTACTGTCCCTACTTTACTGATGAGAAAATTAAAGTATAGAGAGTTTGAGTATTTTGATGATTCATGGTAAAATCAATATTTGAACCCAAACAAGCCTGCAATGGACCAAACTCTAATATCCATGATAACTTGATCCTCCAAGCAACTGGCTCAGATCCAGGAAAGGGTCAACATTTCCCAGGAGCTTTCAGTTATAGGCCCTGGTAGTTCACTAGGGCCTAGATTAAAAACTTCCAGCTTAATAGAATTCACATAATAATGGAGgtaataataaatcaataaaatattgagTATGATTATTGTTATAAGAAAAATAAGGGTGATGATAAAGAAAGTATGCTGTTTTGAATATTGGAGTGACTTGAATAAAGAGCAGGTATTTTGAGAGGGACCAGATCTTGAAAGCTCTTGCAAGCCAGTGAATGTAAGGCCTTTAC from Meriones unguiculatus strain TT.TT164.6M chromosome X, Bangor_MerUng_6.1, whole genome shotgun sequence encodes the following:
- the P2ry4 gene encoding P2Y purinoceptor 4, yielding MGAMTSADSLLFTSLGPSPSSGDGDCRFNEEFKFILLPVSYAIVFVLGLALNAPTLWMFLFRFRPWDATATYMFHLALSDTLYVLSLPTLVYYYAARNHWPFGTGFCKFVRFLFYWNLYCSVLFLTCISVHRYLGICHPLRALRWGRPRFAGLLCLGVWLVVAGCLVPNLFFVTTSPNGTTILCHDTTRPEEFDHYVHFSSAVMVLLFGLPFLVTLVCYGLMALRLCRPLPGAGQSSSRLRSLRTIAVVMTVFAVCFVPFHITRTIYYLARLLKADCQILNIVNVVYKVTRPLASANSCLDPLLYLFTGDKYRHQLQRLCRGSAPQRRITASSLALVTLHEESSNRWADTHQDSIFPAYREDRL